One Leishmania infantum JPCM5 genome chromosome 26 genomic window carries:
- a CDS encoding nuclear lim interactor-interacting factor-like protein yields the protein MSSAHKPTTQEAINFFKQYREKFQRSSSGGNLPSQNSVNASPQQNIVTQVQQVDVVPDSTTRSIIPMNRRNGTTITRLDLLRKSPTNCSPCLVQEVEIKPLLPPLPFASVPKVTLVLDVDETLVHSTFQPSSDVVYDKVLLVASEGKTYTVSVKYRPYLEDFLRFVSRRFEVVIFTASMRAYCDKLMDEIDPHGILGNLRLFREHCTFCERSYVKDLHRLGRDLRRVVILDNSPAAYSFQQRNAIPIKTWINDPKDRELFLLLPLLDRLAMCDSVYSELDPYNARGWDYL from the coding sequence ATGTCTTCGGCGCACAAACCAACGACGCAGGAGGCGATCAACTTCTTCAAGCAGTATCGAGAGAAGTTCCAGCGTAGTAGCAGCGGGGGCAATTTGCCTAGTCAAAATAGTGTCAATGCATCTCCCCAACAGAACATTGTGAcgcaggtgcagcaggtgGACGTGGTGCCTGACTCGACAACCCGCAGCATTATTCCGATGAACCGCCGAAATGGGACGACGATCACGCGGCTCGATTTGCTTCGCAAGTCGCCCACGAACTGCTCGCCGTGCTTGGTTCAAGAAGTTGAGATtaagccgctgctgccgcctctgccctTTGCCTCCGTGCCGAAGGTGACGTTAGTGCTGGACGTGGATGAGACGCTGGTGCACTCCACCTTTCAGCCAAGTTCGGATGTCGTGTACGACAAGGTGCTGCTCGTGGCATCGGAAGGGAAGACGTACACTGTCAGCGTCAAGTACCGGCCCTACCTGGAGGACTTTTTGCGCTTTGTGAGCCGTCGCTTCGAAGTAGTCATTTTCACTGCTAGCATGCGCGCCTACTGTGACAAACTCATGGACGAAATTGATCCGCACGGTATTCTGGGCAACTTGCGTCTATTCCGCGAGCATTGTACCTTCTGCGAGCGCTCTTACGTCAAGGATCTCCACCGACTCGGTCGCGATCTTCGGAGAGTTGTCATTCTCGACAACAGCCCAGCCGCCTACTCGTTTCAGCAGCGTAACGCCATTCCCATCAAGACGTGGATCAACGACCCGAAAGACCGCGAGCTGTTCTTACTGCTCCCGCTTCTTGACAGACTCGCGATGTGCGACTCCGTGTACAGCGAGCTTGATCCGTACAACGCGAGGGGATGGGACTACCTGTGA
- a CDS encoding putative 60S ribosomal protein L7 produces the protein MRELTSNATPHAVFEKRLTMTTHSVYGNASDMPAVPAPESAIKRAAFKQQQTENFKKAVVARKAAKAALKKTAYLRARKYSREYRGVEKKLVTLRRQAASHGNYYLEAKPKVAVVTRIRGIAKVNPKQRKILQLLRLRQIFNTVFVKMNKPMENMLRAVEPYIAYGYPSLATVRAMVYKRGYLKINGQRVKITDNQMIKDKYNNADIVCAEDMVNQIYTCGKHFRTVTHGMWPFKLAPPAGGMRQKRRHFVEGGDYGNRDTLINRFLARMI, from the coding sequence ATGCGCGAACTCACCAGCAACGCCACTCCACACGCCGTCTTCGAAAAACGTCTGACCATGACCACACACTCAGTTTACGGCAACGCATCCGACATGCCCGCTGTCCCTGCCCCTGAGTCCGCGATCAAGCGCGCTGCGttcaagcagcagcagacggagAACTTCAAGAAGGCTGTGGTGGCCAGAAAGGCCGCCAAGGCTGCCCTGAAGAAGACCGCCTACTTGCGTGCCCGCAAATACTCCCGTGAGTACCGCGGTGTGGAGAAGAAGCTGgtgacgctgcgccgccaggcCGCCTCTCACGGTAACTACTACCTGGAGGCGAAACCGAAGGTCGCCGTGGTGACCCGCATCCGCGGTATCGCCAAGGTGAACCCGAAGCAGCGCAAGatcctccagctgctgcgcctgcgccagaTCTTCAACACGGTGTTCGTGAAGATGAACAAGCCGATGGAGAATATGCTGCGTGCGGTGGAGCCCTACATCGCGTACGGCTACCCGTCCCTGGCCACCGTCCGTGCGATGGTGTACAAGCGCGGCTACCTGAAGATCAACGGCCAGCGCGTGAAGATCACGGACAACCAGATGATCAAGGACAAGTACAACAACGCGGACATCGTGTGCGCGGAGGATATGGTGAACCAGATCTACACCTGTGGCAAGCACTTCCGCACGGTGACGCACGGCATGTGGCCCTTCAAGCTGGCCCCTCCGGCCGGCGGCATGCGCCAGAAGCGCCGTCACTTCGTGGAAGGTGGCGACTATGGTAACCGCGACACCTTGATCAACCGCTTCCTCGCCCGCATGATCTGA
- a CDS encoding putative 60S ribosomal protein L7, which translates to MTTHSVYGNASDMPAVPAPESAIKRAAFKQQQTENFKKAVVARKAAKAALKKTAYLRARKYSREYRGAEKKLVTLRRQAASHGNYYLEAKPKVAVVTRIRGIAKVNPKQRKILQLLRLRQIFNTVFVKMNKPMENMLRAVEPYIAYGYPSLATVRAMVYKRGYLKINGQRVKITDNQMIKDKYNNADIVCAEDMVNQIYTCGKHFRTVTHGMWPFKLAPPAGGMRQKRRHFVEGGDYGNRDTLINRFLARMI; encoded by the coding sequence ATGACCACACACTCAGTTTACGGCAACGCATCCGACATGCCCGCTGTCCCTGCCCCTGAGTCCGCGATCAAGCGCGCTGCGttcaagcagcagcagacggagAACTTCAAGAAGGCTGTGGTGGCCAGAAAGGCCGCCAAGGCTGCCCTGAAGAAGACCGCCTACTTGCGTGCCCGCAAATACTCCCGTGAGTACCGCGGTGCGGAGAAGAAGCTGgtgacgctgcgccgccaggcCGCCTCTCACGGTAACTACTACCTGGAGGCGAAACCGAAGGTCGCCGTGGTGACCCGCATCCGCGGTATCGCCAAGGTGAACCCGAAGCAGCGCAAGatcctccagctgctgcgcctgcgccagaTCTTCAACACGGTGTTCGTGAAGATGAACAAGCCGATGGAGAATATGCTGCGTGCGGTGGAGCCCTACATCGCGTACGGCTACCCGTCCCTGGCCACCGTCCGTGCGATGGTGTACAAGCGCGGCTACCTGAAGATCAACGGCCAGCGCGTGAAGATCACGGACAACCAGATGATCAAGGACAAGTACAACAACGCGGACATCGTGTGCGCGGAGGATATGGTGAACCAGATCTACACCTGTGGCAAGCACTTCCGCACGGTGACGCACGGCATGTGGCCCTTCAAGCTGGCCCCTCCGGCCGGCGGCATGCGCCAGAAGCGCCGTCACTTCGTGGAAGGTGGCGACTATGGTAACCGCGACACCTTGATCAACCGCTTCCTCGCCCGCATGATCTGA